A window of Jannaschia sp. M317 contains these coding sequences:
- a CDS encoding class I SAM-dependent methyltransferase, whose protein sequence is MSARLSLALSGGSVILPDTGRIVLLRPPADLDLDGLPLDRVAAEHGFCPDHDALSARGVAVSPQQAGPAAAVVVFAARAKALTLDLLARGFAMVGPGGPLIVDGAKSEGIDSLLKTLRKVCAVGEVYSKAHGKCFAVTAPAAVPAGWAAVPGRVDGFVTTAGVFSADGIDPGSALLAGHLGAVSGKVCDLGAGWGYLATRILASDKVRQVALVEAEHAALDCARANVTDARATFHWADATTWTGGPFDYVVTNPPFHTSRKADPALGRAFVQAAARLLSPRGRLLMVANRHLPYEATLAEVFAESVVRADVSGYKVIEATRPKRRQP, encoded by the coding sequence ATGAGCGCCCGCCTGTCCCTCGCCCTGTCCGGCGGTTCCGTCATCCTGCCCGACACCGGGCGGATCGTTCTTTTGCGCCCCCCCGCCGATCTGGATCTGGATGGTCTGCCACTGGACCGGGTCGCGGCAGAGCACGGGTTCTGCCCCGACCATGACGCCCTGTCCGCGCGCGGGGTCGCGGTTTCACCGCAGCAGGCCGGGCCAGCCGCGGCCGTCGTGGTGTTTGCAGCGCGGGCCAAGGCGCTGACGCTGGATCTGCTGGCGCGCGGCTTTGCGATGGTCGGGCCCGGCGGGCCGTTGATCGTCGACGGCGCAAAATCCGAGGGGATCGATTCGCTGCTGAAGACGCTGCGGAAGGTGTGCGCCGTGGGCGAGGTCTATTCCAAGGCACACGGCAAGTGTTTCGCGGTGACCGCCCCCGCTGCGGTGCCCGCGGGTTGGGCCGCCGTGCCGGGCCGGGTCGATGGGTTCGTGACGACAGCGGGGGTCTTTTCCGCCGATGGGATCGATCCGGGATCGGCCCTGTTGGCCGGGCATCTGGGCGCCGTCTCGGGCAAGGTCTGTGACCTTGGCGCGGGGTGGGGCTATCTGGCGACACGGATTCTGGCCTCCGACAAAGTCCGACAGGTCGCCCTGGTCGAGGCGGAACATGCCGCGCTGGACTGTGCGCGGGCCAATGTGACGGACGCGCGGGCAACGTTCCACTGGGCGGACGCCACCACCTGGACCGGCGGCCCCTTCGATTACGTGGTGACCAACCCGCCGTTCCACACATCGCGCAAGGCGGACCCCGCCCTGGGCCGTGCCTTTGTGCAGGCGGCGGCGCGGTTGCTGTCACCGCGCGGACGGCTGTTGATGGTGGCAAACCGGCATCTGCCCTATGAGGCGACGCTGGCAGAGGTTTTTGCCGAGTCCGTGGTGCGCGCCGACGTCTCGGGCTACAAGGTGATCGAGGCCACGCGCCCCAAGCGGAGACAGCCATGA
- the clpS gene encoding ATP-dependent Clp protease adapter ClpS produces the protein MLLTDQTRTIRAMADRPDDGEGDTGVATKVKPKTAKPPLYKVLLLNDDYTPMEFVVLVLERFFGIGHSHAVEIMLTVHKKGLAVVGVFSHEIAETKVAQVMDFARRNQHPLQCTMEKEE, from the coding sequence ATGCTTCTTACGGACCAGACCCGCACCATCCGCGCGATGGCCGACCGCCCCGACGATGGCGAGGGCGATACCGGCGTGGCCACCAAGGTCAAGCCGAAGACCGCCAAGCCGCCGCTTTACAAGGTGCTGCTGCTGAACGACGACTATACCCCGATGGAATTCGTCGTCCTGGTATTGGAGCGGTTTTTCGGCATCGGGCACAGCCATGCGGTCGAAATCATGCTGACGGTTCACAAGAAGGGACTGGCCGTGGTCGGCGTCTTCAGCCACGAGATCGCCGAAACGAAGGTCGCACAAGTGATGGATTTCGCCCGTCGCAACCAGCACCCCCTGCAATGCACCATGGAGAAGGAGGAGTAA
- a CDS encoding HAD family hydrolase, producing the protein MNDVTTIGFDADDTLWHNETVFALTQEKFADLLRDHTDPDHLLDRLLEAERRNLKHYGFGIKGFVLSMIETAIEVTDGRVPAPIIARLLHEGREMLRHPVDLLPGVAETVAALAGSHTLVLITKGDLLDQERKLAESGLGELFDGIEIVSDKTPKVYTRAFDTYGDGAARALMVGNSMKSDVLPALDAGAWGIFCPSGIDWALERADPPQDHPRYRQIDRLSDLPALLSVVQSR; encoded by the coding sequence ATGAACGACGTGACGACGATCGGTTTCGATGCCGATGACACCCTGTGGCACAACGAGACGGTTTTCGCCCTCACGCAGGAGAAATTCGCCGACCTTTTGCGCGACCATACAGACCCGGATCACTTGCTGGACCGGCTGTTGGAGGCGGAGCGGAGGAACCTGAAACACTATGGCTTCGGCATCAAGGGTTTCGTCCTGTCGATGATCGAGACCGCCATCGAGGTCACCGACGGCCGCGTGCCCGCACCGATCATCGCCCGCCTGCTGCACGAAGGCCGCGAAATGCTGCGCCACCCTGTCGATCTGTTGCCTGGCGTGGCCGAGACGGTCGCGGCTCTGGCGGGCAGCCACACGCTAGTGCTGATCACCAAGGGCGACTTGCTGGACCAGGAACGCAAGTTGGCCGAAAGCGGGCTCGGAGAGCTTTTCGACGGGATCGAGATCGTCAGCGACAAGACACCCAAGGTCTACACCCGCGCTTTCGACACCTATGGTGACGGCGCGGCGCGGGCCCTGATGGTCGGCAACTCGATGAAGTCCGACGTCCTGCCCGCGTTGGACGCCGGGGCCTGGGGTATCTTTTGTCCGTCGGGTATCGATTGGGCGCTGGAACGGGCGGACCCACCGCAGGACCATCCGCGCTATCGGCAGATCGACCGGCTGTCCGATCTGCCCGCCCTTTTGTCCGTCGTTCAATCGCGATAG
- the queF gene encoding preQ(1) synthase, with the protein MTEKIYSNLTQLGGDTRLPDSPDTAELERVPNPQADVAYAVRFTAPEFTSLCPMTGQPDFAHLVIDYVPGDWLVESKSLKLFLGAFRNHGAFHEDCTISIARRLVDFLGPRWLRIGGYWYPRGGIPIDVFWQTGPLPDGIWLPDQGVPPYRGRG; encoded by the coding sequence ATGACCGAAAAGATCTACAGCAATCTGACACAATTGGGCGGCGACACCCGCCTGCCCGACAGCCCCGACACCGCAGAGCTGGAGCGGGTGCCAAACCCCCAGGCCGATGTCGCCTATGCCGTGCGGTTCACCGCGCCGGAGTTCACGTCGCTTTGCCCGATGACGGGCCAGCCGGACTTTGCCCATCTGGTGATCGACTACGTGCCCGGCGACTGGCTGGTCGAATCCAAATCGCTGAAGCTGTTCCTCGGCGCGTTCCGCAACCACGGCGCATTCCATGAGGATTGCACAATTTCCATCGCGCGCCGGTTGGTGGATTTTCTTGGTCCGCGATGGCTGCGGATCGGCGGCTACTGGTATCCGCGGGGCGGCATCCCGATCGACGTCTTCTGGCAGACGGGCCCCCTGCCTGATGGCATCTGGTTGCCCGATCAAGGCGTCCCGCCCTACCGCGGTCGCGGATGA
- the serS gene encoding serine--tRNA ligase, whose product MHDIRAIRDNPTAFDAALARRGLSPLSADLLALDEARRGCITASEAALAERNAASKQVGAAKARGDDAEFERLRGLIADKKAEIARLEEEAREKDVALRDALLEIPNLPYDDVPDGADEADNVEVNRWGTPPTLDFTPVEHFEIAGVKPGMDFETAAKLSGARFVLLRGAVARIHRALAQFMLDTHTEENGLVEHMTPVLVRDEAMLGTDKLPKFGDDSFLTREGFWLIPTSEVTLTYSVAGDILDEASLPRRMTAHTLCFRSEAGSAGRDTSGMLRQHQFEKVEMVSVTHPDKSREELDRMTRCAEGLLEKLGLPYRTVVLCTGDMGFGARRTHDIEVWLPGQDTYREISSCSTTGDFQARRMNARYKPTEGGKPAFVHTLNGSGLAVGRCLIAVLENGQQSDGSVRLPEVLGPWLGGKLTLTAEGMLI is encoded by the coding sequence ATGCACGACATCCGCGCCATCCGCGACAACCCCACCGCTTTCGACGCCGCACTGGCCCGTCGCGGCCTGTCGCCCCTGTCCGCGGATCTGCTGGCCCTGGACGAGGCGCGGCGGGGCTGCATCACCGCGTCCGAAGCGGCGCTGGCGGAGCGGAACGCTGCATCCAAACAGGTGGGCGCGGCCAAGGCCCGCGGCGACGACGCGGAGTTCGAGCGTCTGCGCGGTCTGATCGCCGACAAGAAAGCCGAGATCGCCCGACTGGAGGAAGAGGCCCGCGAAAAGGACGTCGCCCTGCGCGACGCCCTGCTGGAAATCCCGAACCTGCCCTATGACGACGTGCCCGACGGCGCGGATGAGGCCGACAACGTCGAGGTCAATCGCTGGGGCACCCCGCCCACGTTGGATTTCACCCCGGTCGAGCATTTCGAGATTGCGGGCGTCAAACCCGGCATGGATTTCGAGACCGCCGCCAAACTGTCGGGGGCGCGGTTCGTGTTGTTGCGGGGCGCGGTGGCGCGGATTCACCGGGCGCTGGCGCAGTTCATGCTGGACACCCATACTGAGGAAAACGGGCTGGTCGAACACATGACCCCCGTTCTGGTGCGCGACGAGGCGATGCTGGGCACCGACAAGTTGCCGAAGTTCGGCGACGATTCCTTTCTGACGCGCGAGGGGTTCTGGCTGATCCCCACGTCGGAAGTGACGCTGACATATTCGGTCGCGGGCGACATCCTGGACGAGGCAAGCCTGCCGCGCCGGATGACCGCGCATACCCTGTGCTTCCGGTCGGAAGCCGGATCGGCGGGACGCGACACCTCGGGCATGCTGCGCCAGCACCAGTTCGAGAAGGTCGAGATGGTTTCCGTCACCCATCCCGACAAGAGCCGCGAAGAGCTGGATCGCATGACCCGCTGCGCCGAAGGCCTGTTGGAAAAGCTGGGCCTGCCCTATCGGACCGTCGTTCTGTGCACAGGGGACATGGGTTTTGGCGCAAGGCGGACCCATGACATCGAGGTTTGGCTGCCGGGGCAGGATACCTATCGGGAAATCTCGTCCTGCTCGACCACGGGCGATTTCCAGGCACGGCGGATGAACGCCCGGTACAAGCCGACCGAGGGCGGCAAGCCCGCCTTCGTGCACACGCTCAACGGGTCCGGTCTGGCGGTAGGCCGCTGCCTGATCGCCGTGTTGGAAAACGGACAGCAGTCGGACGGGTCGGTGCGCCTGCCCGAAGTGCTGGGCCCCTGGCTGGGCGGTAAGCTGACCCTGACCGCCGAGGGCATGCTGATCTGA
- the yajC gene encoding preprotein translocase subunit YajC: protein MFATPAFAQSAGGAAGAFGSFVPLILIFAIMYFLLIRPQQKKVKEHKAMVEALRRGDQVVTQGGIVGKVSKVKEDGEIEVEIAEGVKVRVIRGTIAQVLSKTEPAA, encoded by the coding sequence ATGTTCGCAACCCCCGCCTTTGCCCAATCCGCAGGGGGCGCCGCCGGCGCCTTCGGCAGCTTTGTCCCCCTCATCCTGATCTTCGCGATCATGTATTTCCTGCTGATCCGTCCGCAGCAGAAAAAGGTGAAGGAGCATAAGGCCATGGTCGAGGCGCTGCGCCGGGGCGATCAGGTCGTCACCCAGGGCGGCATCGTCGGCAAGGTGTCCAAGGTCAAGGAAGACGGCGAGATCGAGGTCGAAATCGCCGAGGGCGTGAAGGTTCGCGTCATCCGCGGCACCATCGCGCAGGTTCTGTCCAAGACCGAACCGGCGGCCTGA
- the secD gene encoding protein translocase subunit SecD, producing MLQIALWKRLSILLVCVIGLALAAPNLFYGPVERHNDAADALERGAISTPEIEAALAEWPDALPSGLVNLGLDLRGGAHLLAEVQLQDVYEGRLDGYWPDVRDTLRGVREQVGTIRRQDSPPDELRIRISRPEGLQVAVDAVRDLAQPIVSLTGVGEQDIDVAGAGDIVTVTLSDAEKAATDDRTLQQSLEIIRRRVDEAGTREPTIQRQGADRILIQVPGIGSAQELKELIGTTAKLTFHPVISRSVAADTRTDGDQIALPDMDDASRTLLLERSPVVTGDDLVDSQPGFDQNGRPAVTFRFNPSGARKFGEYTSANIGAPFAIVLDDEVVTDPTIQSAITGGSGQITGNFTVEEANRLSILLRAGALPAEMTFLEERTIGPELGQDSIDAGQVASLVAMAAVVVFMIASYGLFGAFATVALGINVALIFGILSLIGGTLTLPGIAGIVLTIGMAVDANVLVFERIREELKTARGPARAIELGYERALSAIIDANITTFIIAVILFTLGSGPVRGFAVTLGIGILTSVFTAIFVTRLLIVIWFERRRPKTIEV from the coding sequence ATGCTGCAGATCGCGCTGTGGAAGCGTCTGTCGATCCTTCTTGTCTGCGTGATCGGATTGGCGCTGGCCGCGCCGAACCTGTTCTATGGCCCGGTGGAGCGTCATAACGACGCCGCCGACGCCCTGGAACGCGGTGCGATCTCCACGCCCGAGATCGAGGCCGCGCTGGCCGAATGGCCCGATGCCCTGCCGTCGGGCCTGGTGAACCTGGGCCTTGATCTGCGCGGCGGCGCGCATCTGCTGGCCGAAGTGCAACTGCAGGACGTCTACGAAGGCCGCCTCGACGGCTACTGGCCCGATGTCCGCGATACCCTGCGCGGCGTGCGTGAACAGGTCGGCACGATCCGCCGCCAGGACAGCCCGCCCGACGAACTCCGCATTCGCATTTCCCGGCCCGAGGGGTTGCAGGTCGCCGTCGACGCCGTGCGTGATCTGGCCCAGCCCATCGTGTCGCTGACCGGCGTGGGGGAACAGGACATCGACGTGGCCGGCGCGGGCGACATCGTCACCGTGACCCTGTCGGACGCCGAAAAGGCCGCCACCGATGACCGCACCTTGCAGCAATCGCTGGAAATCATCCGCCGTCGCGTCGACGAGGCCGGCACGCGAGAGCCTACGATCCAACGCCAGGGGGCAGACCGCATCCTGATCCAGGTTCCCGGCATCGGCTCTGCGCAGGAATTGAAAGAGCTGATTGGCACCACCGCCAAGCTGACCTTCCACCCGGTCATCAGCCGGTCCGTGGCCGCCGACACCCGCACCGACGGCGATCAGATTGCCCTGCCGGACATGGATGACGCCAGCCGCACGTTGCTGCTGGAACGCTCGCCCGTGGTGACCGGCGACGACCTGGTCGACAGCCAGCCCGGATTTGATCAGAACGGTCGTCCTGCCGTGACCTTCCGTTTCAACCCCTCGGGCGCGCGCAAGTTCGGCGAATACACCTCCGCCAACATCGGGGCCCCCTTCGCCATCGTCCTCGACGACGAAGTGGTGACGGACCCCACGATCCAAAGCGCGATCACCGGCGGGTCCGGGCAGATCACCGGCAACTTCACGGTCGAAGAGGCGAACCGCCTGTCGATCCTGCTGCGCGCCGGGGCCCTGCCCGCCGAGATGACCTTTCTCGAAGAACGCACCATCGGCCCGGAACTGGGCCAGGACAGCATCGACGCGGGGCAGGTCGCCTCTCTGGTGGCGATGGCCGCGGTCGTGGTCTTCATGATTGCAAGCTACGGCTTGTTCGGCGCTTTCGCGACGGTCGCGCTGGGCATCAACGTGGCTTTGATCTTCGGCATCCTGTCGCTGATCGGGGGCACGCTGACCCTGCCGGGCATCGCGGGGATCGTGCTGACCATCGGCATGGCGGTGGACGCCAACGTGCTGGTGTTCGAACGTATCCGCGAAGAGCTCAAGACCGCGCGCGGCCCCGCCCGTGCGATCGAGCTGGGCTACGAACGCGCGCTCAGCGCCATCATCGACGCCAACATCACCACGTTCATCATCGCGGTGATTCTCTTTACCCTCGGCTCCGGCCCGGTGCGCGGCTTTGCGGTCACGCTCGGCATCGGCATCCTGACATCGGTCTTCACCGCGATCTTCGTGACGCGTCTGTTGATCGTGATCTGGTTCGAACGCCGCCGCCCCAAGACGATCGAGGTCTGA
- the secF gene encoding protein translocase subunit SecF gives MRLRLVPQDTNWDFMRYRKFTFGASVVAMVGAIAIWLIVGLNFGIDFLGGTTIRTESTASVDVAAYRAALEPLGLGDVTITEVFDPTFEAGRNVAQVRIQAQEGAESVTPEVIAGVEAALQTVDPSITFPSVESVGPKVSGELITTALLAVGASLVAILFYIWLRFEWQFSVGAIAALVHDVVLTIGVFSLLQIRFDLATIAAILTIIGYSINDTVVIFDRLRENLIKFKKTPLIDIMNKSVNETLSRTLMTSGTTLLALVALLVLGGDVIRGFVFAIFWGVIVGTYSSVYVAKNVVLMLGVDRDPKKPSDAGTQFANIDA, from the coding sequence ATGCGCCTGAGACTGGTTCCCCAGGACACCAACTGGGATTTCATGCGCTATCGCAAGTTCACCTTCGGGGCCTCGGTGGTCGCGATGGTGGGGGCGATTGCGATCTGGCTGATCGTCGGCCTGAACTTCGGCATCGACTTTCTGGGCGGCACCACCATCCGCACCGAAAGCACGGCCTCGGTCGACGTCGCCGCCTACCGCGCCGCGCTGGAACCGTTGGGCCTGGGGGATGTGACCATCACCGAGGTTTTCGACCCCACCTTCGAGGCCGGGCGCAACGTGGCCCAGGTCCGTATCCAGGCGCAGGAAGGGGCCGAGTCGGTTACGCCGGAGGTCATAGCCGGTGTCGAAGCCGCGCTGCAGACCGTGGATCCGTCCATCACGTTCCCATCCGTGGAATCCGTCGGCCCCAAGGTCTCGGGAGAGCTGATCACCACCGCCTTGCTGGCCGTTGGCGCATCGCTCGTGGCGATCCTGTTCTACATCTGGCTGCGGTTTGAATGGCAGTTCTCGGTCGGGGCGATTGCGGCGCTGGTGCATGACGTGGTTCTGACCATCGGCGTTTTCAGCCTGCTGCAGATCCGCTTCGACCTGGCGACCATCGCAGCGATCCTGACGATCATCGGCTATTCGATCAATGATACCGTCGTGATCTTCGACCGCCTGCGTGAGAACCTGATTAAGTTCAAGAAAACGCCGTTGATCGATATCATGAACAAATCGGTGAACGAGACGCTCAGCCGGACCCTGATGACCTCGGGCACGACGCTGCTGGCGTTGGTTGCACTGCTGGTGCTGGGCGGGGATGTGATCCGCGGCTTCGTCTTTGCGATCTTCTGGGGCGTGATCGTGGGCACCTATTCGTCGGTCTACGTGGCCAAGAACGTGGTGCTGATGCTGGGCGTGGACCGCGACCCGAAAAAGCCGTCGGACGCGGGCACGCAGTTCGCCAACATCGACGCCTGA
- a CDS encoding sulfite exporter TauE/SafE family protein, with product MTAFHDLVAVDLPQLGFLIAIAVLAGVVRGFSGFGSALIYIPLAASVLPPVWVLITLTLMDMIGPLPNIPRALRDGRPRQVAAIGGVAALALLPGLWLLDRMDDGVFRWTVSALCLLTVILMASGWRWHGRMGPGVVLGSGALSGFLGGVSGLSGPPVVLTYMSTALPAAVIRANVLMYLVLWDGILMTTLAVQGRLSVAPLVLGAVLILPYLGANVIGARLFRPEREGIYRITAYVIITGAALMALPIWSGS from the coding sequence ATGACCGCCTTTCATGATCTTGTCGCCGTCGACCTGCCGCAGCTTGGCTTTCTGATCGCCATTGCCGTTCTGGCCGGCGTCGTGCGCGGCTTTTCGGGCTTCGGGTCTGCCTTGATCTACATCCCTCTCGCAGCTTCGGTCCTGCCGCCGGTCTGGGTGCTGATCACACTGACGCTGATGGATATGATCGGCCCGCTGCCCAATATCCCCCGTGCCTTGCGCGATGGCCGTCCCCGGCAGGTTGCGGCGATCGGGGGCGTCGCGGCGCTGGCGCTGTTGCCCGGGCTATGGCTTCTGGACCGCATGGACGATGGGGTGTTCCGCTGGACCGTCTCGGCGCTCTGCCTTCTGACGGTTATCCTGATGGCTTCCGGTTGGCGGTGGCACGGGCGCATGGGCCCCGGTGTGGTGCTGGGCAGCGGGGCGTTGTCCGGATTTCTGGGCGGTGTGTCCGGGCTGTCCGGGCCGCCCGTTGTTCTGACCTATATGTCGACCGCCCTCCCCGCAGCGGTGATTCGTGCGAATGTCCTGATGTACCTGGTGCTTTGGGACGGTATCCTCATGACGACGCTGGCCGTGCAGGGGCGGCTGTCTGTCGCCCCGCTGGTCCTTGGCGCGGTGCTGATCCTGCCCTATCTGGGGGCCAATGTGATCGGGGCCCGCCTGTTCCGTCCGGAGCGGGAGGGGATCTACCGCATCACTGCCTATGTCATCATCACCGGGGCCGCGCTCATGGCCCTGCCGATCTGGAGCGGATCATGA
- a CDS encoding Mth938-like domain-containing protein, with translation MNLTEVTFDDARPFDGYGPGFFRIGGDVAKGALVLHPGGVAPWGGYADVATLTALAGDIDVIFIGTGAEIAHAPAALRDAVEAAGLGLEVMNTPAACRTYNVLVGEGRRVAAAVLPVD, from the coding sequence ATGAACCTGACCGAAGTGACCTTTGACGACGCGCGCCCCTTTGACGGCTATGGTCCCGGCTTCTTCCGCATCGGCGGTGACGTGGCCAAGGGGGCGCTGGTCCTGCATCCTGGCGGTGTCGCGCCCTGGGGCGGCTACGCGGACGTGGCCACGCTGACGGCGCTGGCCGGTGACATCGATGTCATCTTCATCGGCACCGGGGCAGAAATCGCGCACGCCCCCGCTGCCCTGCGCGACGCCGTCGAAGCTGCGGGCCTGGGGTTGGAGGTGATGAACACCCCCGCCGCCTGCCGGACCTATAACGTCCTTGTGGGCGAAGGCCGCCGCGTCGCCGCAGCGGTCCTGCCCGTCGACTAG
- a CDS encoding VOC family protein produces MKISYRHLMVRVKDLDVSLAFYKRLGLIERHRTESEAGRYTNVFLCPPDQADGHADLELTYNWDGDDALPNDSRHFGHIAYRVEDIYALCQELMDAGITINRPPRDGHMAFVRSPDNISIELLQMGESKPPQEPWASMGNTGHW; encoded by the coding sequence ATGAAAATCAGCTATCGTCACCTCATGGTCCGCGTGAAGGATCTGGACGTCTCGCTGGCGTTCTACAAACGTCTGGGCCTGATCGAGCGTCACCGCACCGAAAGTGAGGCGGGGCGCTATACCAACGTTTTCCTCTGCCCCCCGGACCAGGCAGATGGCCACGCCGATCTGGAGCTGACCTACAATTGGGACGGGGACGACGCGCTGCCCAATGACAGCCGCCATTTTGGCCATATCGCCTATCGGGTCGAAGATATCTATGCGCTGTGCCAGGAGCTGATGGACGCAGGCATCACGATCAACCGGCCGCCGCGCGACGGGCACATGGCCTTTGTGCGCAGCCCCGACAACATCTCGATCGAGCTGCTGCAGATGGGGGAGAGCAAGCCCCCGCAGGAGCCCTGGGCCTCCATGGGAAACACTGGCCACTGGTAG
- the thyX gene encoding FAD-dependent thymidylate synthase, with protein MPLTPEQQADIDAQRAQSHTTRRATVPGMEAHLYTAQTVLDHGFVRVIDYMGDDSAITQAARVSYGRGTKAVSNDEGLIRYLMRHWHSTPFEMCEIKLHVKLPVFVARQWIRHRTANVNEYSARYSILDREFYIPALDDLAAQSTTNNQGRGEALSGEEAQRVLDWLRDDSTRAYDHYEAMISDEGQQGLARELARMNLPANIYTQWYWKVDLHNLFHFLRLRADAHAQMEIRVYAEKICEIVKDWVPHAYSAFEDYRLGGAQLSARGVDCVRRMLAGEEVTQETSGMSKGEWREFMGLVG; from the coding sequence ATGCCCCTGACGCCAGAGCAACAAGCCGACATCGACGCACAACGCGCGCAGTCCCACACGACCCGCCGCGCCACCGTGCCGGGGATGGAGGCACATCTTTACACGGCGCAAACCGTGCTGGATCACGGCTTCGTCCGGGTCATCGACTACATGGGCGACGACAGCGCCATCACCCAGGCCGCCCGCGTCAGCTATGGGCGCGGCACCAAGGCGGTCAGCAACGACGAAGGGCTGATCCGCTACCTGATGCGGCACTGGCATTCGACCCCCTTCGAGATGTGCGAGATCAAGCTGCACGTGAAGCTGCCTGTCTTCGTGGCCCGCCAGTGGATTCGCCACCGCACCGCCAACGTCAACGAATACTCCGCCCGCTATTCGATCCTGGATCGGGAGTTTTATATCCCCGCCCTGGACGATCTGGCGGCGCAATCGACGACCAACAACCAGGGTCGGGGCGAGGCGCTTTCAGGCGAGGAGGCGCAGCGCGTCCTAGACTGGTTACGCGACGACAGCACCCGCGCCTACGACCACTACGAGGCGATGATTTCCGACGAAGGGCAACAGGGACTGGCGCGCGAACTGGCCCGCATGAACCTGCCCGCGAATATCTATACGCAATGGTACTGGAAAGTTGACCTCCACAATCTGTTCCACTTCCTCCGCCTGCGCGCTGACGCCCACGCCCAGATGGAAATCCGAGTCTACGCGGAAAAGATTTGCGAAATCGTTAAGGACTGGGTCCCCCACGCCTATTCCGCCTTCGAAGACTACCGGTTGGGCGGTGCCCAGCTGTCTGCCCGGGGGGTTGACTGCGTCCGCCGGATGCTGGCTGGCGAGGAGGTGACGCAGGAGACGAGTGGCATGTCTAAGGGGGAATGGCGGGAGTTTATGGGGTTGGTGGGGTGA
- a CDS encoding toll/interleukin-1 receptor domain-containing protein: protein MAGVYGVGGVKKLWISHAWADNSNQSFDYLVQELEETGLEVIYDDVVIPTGQSLWSVIDNTIVWSDIDGLALVVTKASLASHAVQLELDMFVRRLLADYQFPIFGILAEGIDYSEIPSILATRNCVSLESDDWRERIKAGLSGEAATTSRERVHPIFYSIDPLGAVCEFHPRVGSLSSFFVAYDQNEVRGGGASLIGWRAPFSGPRGSAPVSARSFRNAKRINRDGWVIFEVGESLPYGQSAFFEIAPTSTIMRFGGRLATGELKYVEVRRK from the coding sequence ATGGCGGGAGTTTATGGGGTTGGTGGGGTGAAGAAGCTATGGATAAGCCATGCATGGGCTGACAATTCGAACCAGAGCTTCGACTACCTTGTCCAGGAACTCGAAGAGACTGGACTTGAGGTTATATATGATGACGTAGTAATTCCAACCGGCCAGTCTTTATGGTCGGTAATTGACAATACAATCGTGTGGTCAGATATTGATGGCCTCGCCTTAGTTGTGACAAAAGCGAGCCTCGCCAGTCACGCGGTTCAGCTCGAGCTAGATATGTTCGTTCGGCGCCTGCTTGCAGATTACCAATTCCCAATATTTGGTATCCTTGCTGAGGGAATTGATTATTCAGAGATTCCGTCGATATTGGCCACAAGGAATTGCGTTAGTCTTGAATCCGATGATTGGCGAGAGAGAATAAAGGCAGGCCTTAGTGGGGAGGCTGCAACTACTAGCAGAGAACGAGTTCACCCAATATTCTATTCGATTGACCCTCTTGGGGCGGTATGTGAGTTCCATCCAAGAGTTGGGTCCTTGTCTTCATTCTTTGTTGCTTACGATCAAAATGAAGTTCGGGGTGGCGGCGCGAGCCTAATCGGTTGGCGCGCACCGTTTTCTGGTCCTCGAGGCAGCGCACCAGTTTCCGCACGTTCTTTTAGGAATGCGAAACGCATAAACAGAGACGGATGGGTGATTTTCGAAGTTGGAGAGAGTTTGCCGTATGGGCAAAGTGCCTTTTTTGAAATTGCACCAACGTCGACAATTATGCGTTTCGGCGGACGGCTCGCGACTGGAGAATTAAAGTATGTTGAAGTCAGAAGGAAATGA